A stretch of DNA from Micromonospora sp. NBC_01813:
GTTCACCGCCCCGCCCGGCGGCGGAGTCGTGGCCGGTGGCGGTGTGGTCGGCGTCGATCCACCACCCCGGCTGTAGACCGCGACGTAGTCGACCAGCATCGGTACGCCGGAGACGGTGCTGGCCGTCGGCGTCGTCGAGCCCGCGACGCCGTTCGGGAAGGCACCGCCCATCGCCACGTTGAGCAGGATGAAGTAGCCGGCGTGGCTGGTCATGTTGGACCAGTGCGGCTCGGGGATCTGTCCCTGGGTGACGGTGTGGTACTGCTGTCCGTCGACGTACCAGCGCAGTTGTTGTGGGCTGACGCTGGCGTCCCACTCGAAGCGGTAGGTGTGGAACGCCGACTGGCAGGAGGCACCCGGGCAGGCCCGCGATCCGCCGATGCCGTTGAACTCGTCGCACGGTCCGCCGGGGGCGACGCCGCAGTGCAGTACGCCCCAGACGTTGTTGAGTCCGTTGACGTTCTCCATCACGTCGAACTCGCCGATCGCCGGCCAGTTCTGGTAGTTGCCCCGGTACGGCGACCCGAGCGCCCAGAACGCCGGCCAGTAGCCGGAGGCGGCGGCCCCGGTCACGTTCGGCACCTGGATCCGGCCTTCGATCGCCATGACGCCACCCGAGGGCGGCTTGAAGTTGCTGCGGGTGGTTTCGATCCGGGCCGAGGTCCAGTTGCCGGCGGCGTTACGGATCGGGGTGATCCGCAGGTTGCCGCTGCCGTCGTGCCGGACGTTGGCGGTGCTGTTGGTGTAGGTCTGGATCTCGCCGGTGCCCCACTGCGGCGGGCCGCCGGGGTAACTGGTCCCAGTGTCGATGATCCAGTTCGCCGAGGAGGGCAGCGTGTTGGCCGCGCCGGTGAAGTCGTCGCTCCAGACCAGGTTCCACCCGCTGGGGGTGGGCGGGATGGCGGCGTTGGCGTGCGCGGTGAGCGAGGCGACCACTGCGGTGGCGACGGCCACCGCGGCCGCGGCGCCGAATGCGCGGCTGCGGCGCGGGCGGGGCGAGGCCCCGACGGTGTCCGCCGGGGGGTGGGCGGGCGGAGGTGAGTGCATCACAGGCCTCTCTGTTGACTTGCTGGCCGGCGGTCCCGACGCGCCCCGGGCAGCGGCCACCGACTCCTCGGAGAGCGTTCTCTGAGGATTGGCCTGCTGCCTCTGGGATCAGGACGTCATGACTGATGAGGACGGATAGCGTTCACTCGGACGGCCCAAGAGAGCGCTCTCAGGAGTTGTACGTCGCCGAGCCATCCTTGTCAACCTCGGTCGATGTCACCGCCCGCCGCAGCACCGCCTGCTCGATCGCCGTCCAGCCGGTCGTGGTCGCCAGGTAGAGACCGGCGGCCAACGGCACCACCAGCACGATCACGACCATGGCGTACGGCAGCAGCGGCAGCAACCGGCCGACGCTCGCGGTCACCGACTCGGCCGCCGTCGTGCCCGGCGAGCCGTCCCGCGACTCGGCCGGGCCGCTGGTGGAATCGGCCTGGGCGGCCAGCGTGCGGCGCATCCGGCGCGACATCGACCGGGCCGCCAGCGCCACCACGACCAGCAACAGGCCGAAGACACCGGCCTCGGTCACACTGGACACCTGCCCGAGATGGCTACCCAAGCCGACCCCGAGGAAGGAGTCGGCGAGCAGACCGCCGCCCGCGTCGGCCGGCCGGGTCACCAGTTGGTACATCAGCACGAAAAACGGCGCCTGCGCCAACGCCGGCAGGCAACCGGCGAACGGCGACGCACCGGCCGACCGGTACAGCGCCATCGTCTCGGCGGCGAGCCGTTGCGGATCGTCGGCGTGGCGGCGGCGCAACTGGCGTACCTGCGGGGCGAGCGCGGTGCGGCGCACCTCGGCCCGGATCTGCAGCCAGGTGAGCGGGCTGAGCAGCAGCCGCAGGGCGATGGTGACGACGATGATGGCGGCGGCGGCGGCCTGCGCCCCGGCCATCGGGGCGAGCAGGGTCGCCAGGCTGGCGACGAGGTCACTGGCGTGGACCACGACGGAGTCGAACGGACCGAAGGCACGGGGAACGGCGGACAGGACAGCAGGCATCGACAGGATTCCCTTGAACACGAGCGTGGACCCACCGGCGGCGATCGACGCGGCATGGGCCGGCGACGCGCGGTGGGCGGCGGTCAGGCGGTGGCGACCGACCTGCCGGGTGCTCGTGGACGGGGACGACCCGGTGCGTCCGGGTCCAGCTGCCGTGGAATGCCGCGCCACCGGGCACGGCGGGGCCCGGCCCGGTGGGCCTGGGCCGGGTCGACGTCGGTGACGTGCCGCCCGGCGGTGATCCGGATCGCCAGCGCGGTCGCCACCAGCAGGGCGACCGACGCCGCGGCGGCGGCGAGCAGCTGGGCCGGGGGCACACTCGTCATGGCGA
This window harbors:
- a CDS encoding DUF6412 domain-containing protein → MLLSVVTGIWAYAHSLIAMTSVPPAQLLAAAAASVALLVATALAIRITAGRHVTDVDPAQAHRAGPRRARWRGIPRQLDPDAPGRPRPRAPGRSVATA
- a CDS encoding carbohydrate-binding protein — protein: MHSPPPAHPPADTVGASPRPRRSRAFGAAAAVAVATAVVASLTAHANAAIPPTPSGWNLVWSDDFTGAANTLPSSANWIIDTGTSYPGGPPQWGTGEIQTYTNSTANVRHDGSGNLRITPIRNAAGNWTSARIETTRSNFKPPSGGVMAIEGRIQVPNVTGAAASGYWPAFWALGSPYRGNYQNWPAIGEFDVMENVNGLNNVWGVLHCGVAPGGPCDEFNGIGGSRACPGASCQSAFHTYRFEWDASVSPQQLRWYVDGQQYHTVTQGQIPEPHWSNMTSHAGYFILLNVAMGGAFPNGVAGSTTPTASTVSGVPMLVDYVAVYSRGGGSTPTTPPPATTPPPGGAVNAYATIQAEAFNAQNGVSTEACSEGGQNIGWLANGDWVRYDNVDFGSSPPRDFVARVASGAGASVSGLIQVRIGSPTAAPIGSFAIGDTGGWQTWRTVPGNVSAVTGRQTVYLTFSSGQPNDFVNVNWFHFRR
- a CDS encoding YidC/Oxa1 family membrane protein insertase encodes the protein MPAVLSAVPRAFGPFDSVVVHASDLVASLATLLAPMAGAQAAAAAIIVVTIALRLLLSPLTWLQIRAEVRRTALAPQVRQLRRRHADDPQRLAAETMALYRSAGASPFAGCLPALAQAPFFVLMYQLVTRPADAGGGLLADSFLGVGLGSHLGQVSSVTEAGVFGLLLVVVALAARSMSRRMRRTLAAQADSTSGPAESRDGSPGTTAAESVTASVGRLLPLLPYAMVVIVLVVPLAAGLYLATTTGWTAIEQAVLRRAVTSTEVDKDGSATYNS